Proteins encoded by one window of Flavobacteriales bacterium:
- a CDS encoding glycosyltransferase family 4 protein, producing the protein MKIGFDGKRAEHNSSGLGNYSRDVIRGLCALESANEYVLYSPKKGDGFDFGHDRLQRKYPSAWKDRLAPALWRRKGIVSDLHEDGVDLFHGLSNELPSGIDAFNGKSIVTVHDLIFERFPDYYKRIDRMIYRSKTKEACASADRIIAISERTKKDLIEFYRVPAEKIAVVYQTCHPGFQKEVKPETVQQIRTGYQLPEKYVLQVGTIEPRKNVLGSLEVLAMLDKTTLVLVGRKTDHQKEVDQRIADLGLENRVKILDDVPMAFLPALYKGAQLTLYPSFFEGFGIPIIESLFQGTPVVANAKGCFKEAAGAFGTYVDVHKPESIVEGVRAASRRESHTIELEEHLQKFTLERTTRALYNEYLRVVKNR; encoded by the coding sequence ATGAAGATAGGATTCGACGGAAAGCGGGCCGAGCATAACTCATCCGGCCTGGGGAATTACAGTCGCGATGTTATCCGCGGATTGTGTGCCCTGGAGTCGGCGAATGAATACGTGCTTTATTCGCCCAAAAAAGGCGACGGCTTTGATTTCGGTCACGACCGCTTACAGCGGAAATATCCAAGTGCATGGAAAGATCGCCTCGCCCCTGCCCTTTGGAGGCGGAAAGGTATCGTCAGCGACCTACATGAAGATGGGGTCGACCTTTTTCACGGGTTATCCAATGAGCTGCCTTCGGGGATCGATGCATTCAACGGTAAATCGATCGTTACGGTGCACGACCTGATCTTTGAGCGATTTCCGGACTACTACAAACGGATCGATCGCATGATCTACCGCAGCAAGACCAAAGAGGCTTGTGCTTCGGCCGATCGGATCATCGCTATAAGTGAGCGGACCAAAAAAGACCTCATCGAGTTTTACCGGGTACCGGCCGAAAAGATCGCCGTGGTTTACCAAACGTGTCACCCCGGATTTCAGAAAGAAGTTAAACCGGAGACCGTTCAGCAAATTCGCACGGGATACCAACTGCCCGAAAAGTACGTACTTCAGGTCGGAACCATTGAACCGCGTAAGAACGTTCTAGGTTCTTTGGAGGTCCTTGCCATGCTGGATAAAACGACCTTGGTCTTGGTTGGCAGAAAGACCGATCATCAGAAGGAGGTCGATCAGCGGATCGCGGACCTCGGTCTCGAGAATCGAGTGAAGATACTCGACGATGTGCCAATGGCCTTTTTACCGGCGTTGTACAAAGGGGCTCAACTGACCTTATATCCGAGTTTTTTCGAGGGGTTTGGGATTCCGATCATCGAGTCGTTATTCCAAGGCACGCCGGTCGTGGCCAACGCTAAGGGGTGTTTTAAGGAAGCCGCCGGTGCTTTCGGCACGTATGTCGACGTGCACAAGCCGGAAAGTATTGTGGAGGGTGTAAGGGCTGCATCGCGCCGCGAGTCGCATACTATAGAACTGGAGGAGCATCTTCAGAAATTCACCTTGGAGCGCACTACTCGGGCACTGTACAACGAGTATTTGCGCGTTGTCAAAAACCGCTAA
- a CDS encoding glycosyltransferase family 2 protein: MEKITAIIPCFNEEQTLEAAIESVKFADELLVVDSFSTDASLDIARKHGARIIQREYENSASQKNWAIPQASHEWIVLLDADEVVPMALRAEVEATVASDPLEVAFWIPRRNKFMGRWIRYSGWQGDRVIRLFRKSKCRYENKHVHAEVLADGPVGQLKNSIDHDTYLGLNAYVRKLNRYADWQARDYHPKTGRIGFYHLWCKPAFRFFKHYWLKGGFRDAVPGLAISYLQAYAVRMRYLKMWDLRRTGKL; the protein is encoded by the coding sequence GTGGAGAAAATTACCGCCATAATTCCATGCTTTAACGAGGAGCAGACGCTCGAGGCCGCCATAGAATCGGTGAAATTCGCCGATGAATTGTTGGTGGTCGATTCGTTCAGCACGGATGCGAGTTTGGACATTGCGCGGAAACACGGGGCACGCATCATTCAGCGCGAATACGAGAACAGCGCGTCGCAAAAGAACTGGGCCATTCCGCAGGCTAGCCACGAGTGGATCGTTTTGCTCGATGCCGACGAGGTAGTTCCTATGGCCCTACGGGCCGAAGTGGAAGCGACCGTGGCCTCAGACCCTTTGGAGGTGGCGTTTTGGATTCCGCGAAGAAACAAGTTCATGGGCCGCTGGATCCGTTATTCGGGTTGGCAGGGAGACCGGGTGATCAGGCTCTTTAGGAAGAGTAAATGCCGCTACGAAAATAAGCACGTGCACGCCGAGGTGCTCGCGGATGGACCCGTTGGGCAATTGAAGAACTCCATTGATCACGACACCTATCTGGGGCTCAACGCCTATGTGCGCAAGCTCAACCGCTATGCCGATTGGCAAGCGCGCGATTACCACCCCAAAACCGGGCGCATCGGATTCTACCATTTGTGGTGTAAGCCAGCCTTTAGATTTTTCAAACACTATTGGTTGAAGGGTGGATTCAGAGACGCCGTTCCAGGGCTAGCGATCAGCTACCTACAGGCCTATGCCGTGCGCATGCGCTATCTCAAGATGTGGGATTTGCGGCGCACTGGGAAGCTATAG